From the genome of Acidobacteriota bacterium, one region includes:
- a CDS encoding integrase, translating to KRLVPLPPEILGVLGHYLRLERPLTNAPALFVSLKGRRRGQPMSAAGLRSLFRHHRMRSRISNANPHRLRHTFGADMVRAGMSLPALQRLMGHSQIQTTMLYVELAPQDVWREYACAIEKRKALDSSHLS from the coding sequence AGAAACGCCTCGTCCCGCTACCTCCGGAAATCCTCGGAGTCCTCGGACACTACTTGCGCCTGGAACGTCCGCTGACCAACGCGCCCGCTTTGTTCGTTTCCCTGAAAGGTCGGCGGCGCGGCCAGCCGATGAGTGCAGCCGGGCTTCGCTCGCTGTTCCGCCATCATCGAATGCGGAGTCGAATCTCTAATGCCAACCCACACCGCCTGAGACACACGTTCGGGGCAGATATGGTGCGGGCCGGGATGTCCCTGCCCGCCCTGCAACGACTGATGGGTCACTCGCAAATCCAAACGACGATGCTGTACGTCGAACTGGCTCCGCAGGACGTCTGGCGCGAATACGCCTGCGCCATCGAGAAGCGTAAGGCGTTGGACTCTTCCCACCTATCATGA